The following is a genomic window from Azospirillaceae bacterium.
TAAGTGTTCCCTCAAACGCCGGGCGGGCGCATCCGCGCCCTTGGCTTCCTCGATTTCCAGTCCGCCTTCGGCTCCCCGGAAATCTGCGGCGGCCCCGGTCGGGGCCTACGGCGGCATGAGAGGGGACTCATGCCGCCGATTTGGAAGCGCATCAAGGCCGCAGCAGGCCGACGATGTCCTTGACCTCGGCCATGGTCTTGGCCGCGATCTCGTTGGCCTTGTCGGCGCCGTTACGCAGGATGCGGTCCAGTTCCGTGGGCTCGGCCAACAACTGGTTCATCTTTTCGGTCATGGGCGACAGCTTGGCCACCGCCAGGTCGCACAAATCGGCTTTGAAGGCGGAGAAGTTGGCGCCGGCGTGGCGGGACAGGGCGTCCTGCTTGCTGATGTTTTCCAGCGCCGCGTAGATCGTCACCAGGTTGTCGGCCTCGGGCCGCTTGGCCAGTTCCTCGGCGGTGTCCGGCAGGGGCTCCGGATCGGTCTTGGCCTTGCGGATCTTCAGGGCGATGGCGTCGGCGTCATCGGTCAGGTTGATGCGGCTGTAGTCGGACTCGTCCGACTTGCTCATCTTCTTGGTGCCGTCGCGCAAGCTCATCACCCGTGTCGCCTCACCCAGGATCATGGGTTCCGGCAGGGGGAAGTATTCCTGGTCGTAGAAGCGATTGAAGGCGCCGCCGATATCGCGGGCCAGTTCCAGATGCTGCTTCTGGTCCTCGCCCACCGGCACGTGGGTCGCCTTGTACAGCAGGATGTCGGCCGCCATCAGCACGGGATAGGCGTAGAGGCCCAGCACCGCGTTGTCCTTGTGCTTGCCCGCCTTCTCCTTGAACTGGGTCATCCGGTTCAGCCAGCCCATGGGGGTGTGGCAGGAGAAAATCCACGACAGCTCGGCATGGCCGGACACGGCGGACTGGTTGTAGATCAGGTTGCGTTCCGGATCGACGCCGGCGGCGATGTAGGCCGCGGCCACGGCGCGGATGTTCTTCTTCAGCGTCGGCGCATCCTGCGGCAGGGTCAGGGCGTGCAGGTCCACGACGCAGAAGATGCACTCATACTGTTCCTGCAAGGCCACCCAATTCCGTAACGCGCCCAGGTAGTTGCCAAGATGAAGCAGGCGGGTCGGCTGCATGCCGGAAAAGATGCGGTTCATGAGGGTAGCCTTGGGAAAGGGAATGTAAAACCGGGATGCGAAGGTAGGGCCCCCGCCCCGCCCCGGTCAAGCCGGCCCGACGGTGACCCTTATTTGCGCCGGCGGCGGATCCGGGCCAGGAAGTCGGTCACCACCACGCCGCGCACAGCCACCACCGCCACGCCGTAGGCCGCCAGGCCGGCCGCGACCAGGCCCGCCAGCGCCGGCACCCGCACCCAGACCGCCCCCTCGAAATAGGGGTCCAGGACATGGGCCAGGGGCAGCAGGCAGGCGGCCATGATCACGCTGGCCAGCAGGATGCGAGGTGCCCGGACCATCAGCTGGCGGTCCAGCCGCAGCCAGCCCCGGCGAGCGAGCGAGAGGGACAGCAGGGTGATGTTGCCCCAGGCGGTGATGGTGCTGGCCAGCGCGATGCCGACATGGCCCAGCGGGGTGTAGAGCGCCAGCACCGTGGCCAGCGCCATGTTGCCCACCAGCGTGGCGATGGCGATGCGCATGGGCGTGCGCGTGTCCTGGTGGGCGAAATAGATGGCGGTCAGCACCTTGGACGCCACATAGGCCGGGATGCCCGGCGCGTAGACCGCCAGGGCCAGCGCGGTCTGGTGCGCCTCCGCCAGACCAAACCGACCGCCGTGGAACAGCGCCTTGTAGATCGGTTCCGGCACCAGGCCCAGGGCGAAGGCCGCGGGCAGCGCCAGGATCAGGCCGAATTCGATGCCGCGGCTGACATGGTGGTCGATGGCGTCCCGTTCCCCGGCCTGAACATGGCGCGACAGGGTGGGCAGCAGGGCTGTGCCGATGGCGATGCCGATCACCCCCAGCGGCAGCTGGTTCAGGCGGTCGGCATAATAAAGGTAGGAGATGGACCCCGACGGCAGCAGCGAGGCCACATGCGTGCCGATGATCAGGTTGATCTGGATGACGCTGGCGCTGATGGCGCCCGGCACCATCTGGCGGAACAGGCGGCGCAGATCCGGCGTCAGGCGCGGCCAGGTGATGCGCAGATGCACCCCCGCCCGGTGGCAGGAATAGGCCAGCCAGACCATCTGCACCATGCCGGAAATCGTCAGGCCCCAGGCCTGGCCCAGATTGGCCTCCAGCCGCAGCCAGGCGGTACAGCCCAGCGCCGCGATCATGCAGATGTTGAAGGCGATGGGGGCGGCCGCCCCCGGGCCGAAGCGGCCCAGCGCATTCAGCACGCCGGTCTGAAGCGCCGTGATGGAAATGAAGACCAGGTAGGGAAAGGTGATGCGGCCCAGTTCCACCAGCCGGCCGAATTCTGTGGGCCGGTCGGCGTAACCACTGGCCAGGCCCAGCATCACCCAGGGCATGGCGATCATCACCAGGGCGGTGATGGGCAGCAGCACCATGACCATGAAGGACAAGGCCTGGTCGGCGAATTCATCGGCCGGCCCCCGTCCCCGCGCCTTCAGGTCGGCGGCGTACATGGGCACGAAACTGACGGTGAACGCCCCTTCCGCGAACATGGAGCGGAAGTAGTTGGGCAGCCGCTGGGCGACGATGAAGATGTCCGCCGCCACGCCGGCACCCAGCACCCAGGCGGTCAGCAGATCGCGGACGAAGCCGCCGACACGGGAGATGAGGGTGAGGCCGCCCACGGTGGCGGTAGCGCGCGCGAAGCTCATAGGGCCAGCGCATTATCGGAAAATGCGGAACCACGCCAGCCCCGATAGGCGGGGCGCCACTTTGTCACCATGTCAGGCGCATTCCACCGGCAGCGACCACCTCACTCGGCCGCGGCGGCGGTGGAGCGGCGGCGCACCGGCTTGGCCTTGGGCTCCACCGGCAAGGCATCGCCCGCCGGATCGTTCGACGGGTCGGCCAGCACGGCCAGCAGTTCCTTGCGGATCTGGGTCAGCTTGGCCTCATGCGCCACCTTCAGGCCGAAGATGTCCTTCACATAGAACACGTCGACGGCGGCGTTGCCGTAGGTGGAGATCTTGGCCGAGGCGATCTGCAGGTTCAGGGCCGTCAGCGCCCGGGTCAAATCGTACAGCAGGCCCGGCCGGTCGCGGCCGTTGACCTCGATCACCGTGTAGCCGGCGCTGGCCTTGTTATCGACCAGCACGCGCGGCGGCACCCGGAACACCCGGGTGCGCGACGGCAGCGGCGAGGTGCGCTTGGCCAGTTCCGGCGCCAGCTTGACATCACCCGCCAGCGCCTTTTCCACCGACGCCTTCAGCCGTGACAGCCGGTCGCCGGCATCGAACCGGCCGCCGGCGGGACCGGCCCCTTGCAGGGAGAACACGTCCAGCGCCATGCCGTTGGTCATGGTGGTGATGCGGGCATCGACGATGTCGGCACCGGCCAGCGCCATGGCGCCCGCCAGGCGGGAGAACAGGCCGGCATGGTCGGCGGTGTAGATCGTCACCTCCGTCACCGACCGGCCGGTGTCGAAACGGGTGTCGATGGTCAGCGGCGCCTGGCGCGCCTCCGCGTCATGGATCAGGCGGGCGTGCTGCGCCAGGGTGGGCGGATCGAAGGCCAGCCAGTAGTTAGGGTAACCCAGCGCCAGATGGTGATCCAGGTCGGCGTCCGTCCAGTCCGGCAACTGCGCGCGCACGGCGGCCTGGGCATTGGCGATGCGCCGTTCGCGCCCGTCGGAGCCGACGACGCCGCCGGACATCATCTCTTCCGACCGCCAATACAATTGCCGCAGCAGCGTGGCCTTCCAATTGTTCCAGCGGCCGGGGCCGACGGCGCGGATGTCGGCCACGGTGAGGACCAGCAGCAGCTTCAGCCGTTCGGGCGAC
Proteins encoded in this region:
- the trpS gene encoding tryptophan--tRNA ligase, producing the protein MNRIFSGMQPTRLLHLGNYLGALRNWVALQEQYECIFCVVDLHALTLPQDAPTLKKNIRAVAAAYIAAGVDPERNLIYNQSAVSGHAELSWIFSCHTPMGWLNRMTQFKEKAGKHKDNAVLGLYAYPVLMAADILLYKATHVPVGEDQKQHLELARDIGGAFNRFYDQEYFPLPEPMILGEATRVMSLRDGTKKMSKSDESDYSRINLTDDADAIALKIRKAKTDPEPLPDTAEELAKRPEADNLVTIYAALENISKQDALSRHAGANFSAFKADLCDLAVAKLSPMTEKMNQLLAEPTELDRILRNGADKANEIAAKTMAEVKDIVGLLRP
- the murJ gene encoding murein biosynthesis integral membrane protein MurJ, with amino-acid sequence MSFARATATVGGLTLISRVGGFVRDLLTAWVLGAGVAADIFIVAQRLPNYFRSMFAEGAFTVSFVPMYAADLKARGRGPADEFADQALSFMVMVLLPITALVMIAMPWVMLGLASGYADRPTEFGRLVELGRITFPYLVFISITALQTGVLNALGRFGPGAAAPIAFNICMIAALGCTAWLRLEANLGQAWGLTISGMVQMVWLAYSCHRAGVHLRITWPRLTPDLRRLFRQMVPGAISASVIQINLIIGTHVASLLPSGSISYLYYADRLNQLPLGVIGIAIGTALLPTLSRHVQAGERDAIDHHVSRGIEFGLILALPAAFALGLVPEPIYKALFHGGRFGLAEAHQTALALAVYAPGIPAYVASKVLTAIYFAHQDTRTPMRIAIATLVGNMALATVLALYTPLGHVGIALASTITAWGNITLLSLSLARRGWLRLDRQLMVRAPRILLASVIMAACLLPLAHVLDPYFEGAVWVRVPALAGLVAAGLAAYGVAVVAVRGVVVTDFLARIRRRRK